accttcaccctccacatcctctcgagctcttctctgagcccttggtatatatgtatatatgtgtatatatatatatatatatatatatatatatatatatatatatgtgtgtgtgtgtgtgtgtgtgtgtgtgtgtgtgtgtgtatatatatatatatatatatatatatatatgtatgtatatatatgtatatgtatatatatatatgtgtgtatgtgtatgtatatatgtataacCATTTATTTTACACAGAATCATAAGTGGAAAATGTGGGCAATATTGATGCAAGTTTAAAGTCCTTGACCACTTGAATGTCTCTATGACTGGTATTATCTAAACCTTGATTGCAGAGCCTTGTTTTCCCTTCCCGCTCTCTTGTCCTGCAACTGCAGTCCTCCCTCACTCCTCGTCTTCACATCAACTCGTGGACGTTAATCTTGGCAGCAAACATGGCTACAGCTGGGAAGGTAAGTGTAATTTAACAAATGAGTTATTTGGCAGTATGTGCATTCAACATGTGTTGTCTTCATGCATTTCTCCCTGTATTTTGCCCATTTTTTTTAGTTGTAACCTCGCTTTAAATATGTGAAAACAAGAAATATTTCAAGCTCGTTTTCTTTTCTACCAGGATTACCAGTTGCTCAGGCTTAAATTCCTCTTtccctgtgtgtctgtgttttccgTTTGCCCCAGTTACACAGCACATGTCCCAGCTTAAACATATTCAGCCGCTTTCTGTTGGTTGGTTAAAAAAAGCAGTAAAGGAAAGCCAATGTTTACTAAGCCCACACAAACCATACTTATTGctgtagtttaaaaagaaatgtatcaactgaagaaaaccaaaTAAGCATAAAAGAATACAGCAGCAATAAATCTTATGTTTGCCGGGTAACTCTTGTATGAACTGAACTGCTGATCATTGCTCCACTGATgtactttttacttttcaaTTGAGCATACATAGGTGAGGAATGAAAGCCTTTCAGGCTTAATAGCTAATTTGACACTTAAATATCCCTCTCTGAGTGCAACGTCATTTATAACACTAAGGATGGAAACATAATATAAACGTTCCATTATGTTACAGCACTTTCTAATATAGCTGTGTagctgtaacacacacacacacaagtgttGTGTGTGTGGTCGTTCTCTTGACTTCATAGCACTCTAAAAGACTTATCTTGTGGCAGGTTCATGTGAATGCACTTCAGATTATAGGTTGTCACACTTCAGATGACAATATTAAGTTAAAGAATTTCAGGAAGTGTTTGTAGCATTGTACCATATGTTACACTTAATTTTTTGTCACTGCCTTTTAGGTCATCAAGTGCAAAGCAGCAGTGGCCTGGGAGCCCAACAAGCCTGTAGTGATTGAGGAGATTGAGGTAGCCCCACCTCAGACCAATGAGGTTCGCATCAAGGTAAGAGATGTCCACCTTcaagacacacacatatgtgtgtttgttttattacaattttATAACTTTTTTTGTCCTTGTGTTAAAAACAACTTGCTCGATGCAGTTTGGAAGGTCCGTTTAATGAAAGGTTGGATAGCATGTCAGTGTTCACAGTCTTTAATGATTAGCTTTTGTGCAGATTGTGGCAACATCGGTGTGCCACTCAGACCTGTACTATCTTTTCGAGAGTATGCATAAAGATGGCTTCCCAACTGTCCTCGGCCACGAGGGAGCCGGCATCGTTGAGAGCGTGGGGCCTGgagttacagaatttcagccaGGTCAGTTTTGAATTCCTAAGAGTCCTATCAGTTTCATGTGTTTACAGCCAAGCCAGTACATGTCTGCTTAATGGGATGGGAAAAAATACAGTAATCAGTCTTTTTTTACGATCTAAATGTTGGCAGCTTGGTACAACTAAATGTTTAAAGCTATTGGATCTTGTGGTTCAGGCCACTCAATCATAATACTTAGTagtaaattaagtagatattctCCATCGACTGAGGTCACACAGCTCAACAATAACAGCATCAGCAAAGCCTCTAAAAAGAAGCATGggaaatattctgtttggttttctttcagGAGACAAGGTgattcctcttttcctctctcagtgtaAAGAATGTCACTTATGTAAGAATCCCAGGACCAACCAGTGTGAGGTAGCATGGTGAGCACTCATCTCCTGTGATCCATTTTATCTTCAGTTTTGTTCATAGGCTGTTAGACCATTAGACACGTgcctttaaaaaatgttgtttttaattttaacataAATTCTCTTGTTCAGGACCAGGGTTAATCAGGCCATCATGGCTGGAGTGGAATCCAGGTTTACCTGTAAAGGGAAGAGGGTGCTGCAGTTTATGGGGACCAGCACCTTCTCTGAGTACACTGTGATCAATCAGACAGCTGTGGCTAAGATTGATCCTGCTGCTCCTCTGGACAAAGTCTGTCTTCTTGGATGTGGGATCTGCACTGGATATGGGGCAGCTGTTAATACCGCTAAGGTTTGTAGTTTGGGCTGTGGGAATTGGAAATACTCTTGTAGTattaatttgatttgatatacctttattagtcccacaaggggaaatttcatgttaaggctgccgacctattgcacgcaatggcggcgccatcttaccctccaaccatacatacattacacaaaaacatcacatggggtagacaggtcagagaggtataacaatggaaaaagcaccacatgaggaaagataaggagaaaaaaaaataactgacagactgagctccaatagggagatcagtttgagaacagaaaaaaacacctctgcacatagcacatgaaaaaaactcttaatacaccaaagaaacacatgacaagcaacaggggtgggtaaagggcgagagacagccaatgtagacagtacatccgggcctgcagcgtatgtgctggtctccttgatccaccgtcagcatcagaagggaataagcgtcgaaggcgtttggaggggggatgagtgtatgtctgcatgtgtatatatatgtctgtgtgcgtgtgtgtgtatgtgtccagagttcagttgagacagtgtccttcgccccgccaggctaagtaaacagtcttccagccaacccaggtggccttgcatagaatgggaagaacagtctaaacacagttgtTATCAGGGTCTTGttgttcggctccagccttgagaccgcagctggactgcggtctcaaggctggactGTGGTCTCAAGGCTAAGAAGTATATACATAATTTTTTCAGATTTTGGAAGTGAACcctgcagttgttgctgcttaAATCTTTTAAGTGTGTCTGTACAGGCCCTATGTCATGTCAGGGCACTTTAAACCAATCTGGGAAGAGCAGAAGCAGACGTTTtgacagtttgctggtctgcagGATTCAGGTGTAGATTAACAAAATGCCAAAATCTTGACTGGAGTGAATGTCACCCcacagaaactgaaaaaaacccaGGCGCTGCATCTCAGATTCTACAGACCGCAGATAGCATGTTACAGTTGAGGCCAAAATTACTGATTTCAATATGAAAATGaccattaattaaaaacaagtggggttttttttcatagtGTATCTGTTTCCAATATAACAATGTCCACTAAGTTTAATTAGGATATTTTATTGATACACCGAGTTGAAAGGGCAAAAATGAGActtccaaaattattagccATAATTAGTCAGTACTGTACGCTTTCTGAGGCACAACTGACAACAGTCTCTTAGAGTAGGTCTTTATTTGGTTGTCTCCATTCCTCCATTGCAAATTGTTCTAGCTGGTCCAATTGCATGGTTTCCAAGCATGGACATTCACTTTGAGCACTTGCCACAGAttcttacagttttttctgattgcttaagcacattttttgtaactattggctatttttgcaaaactctacacacaaatacgaaaacctgtcacccaattatcaaaacattgtagttctcttgcaaaagcgaacacagcaagattaactcttcacaccttcgtaaaaatggtgttttcgtatcaaacagtacacacaagccatcatctactaagcacacaatgcgccaactgcacactgatggtatgaatacaaaacacatctggcttttgctttctctgtgcacaAGGTAGGCCATGTCAGATTGAGCTCATACTTTTGTCATAGATCCGTAAGCATAGAgggatccaaacttcaagtactggtgtttattcacacacatcaaaacaaacacaagtgtttatttccaagtATAGGATTATTTGCAATCGCCATATTGACTATATGGGtttcttggtctgcagtgaacatGCTTCCTCTGCTCCCAGCATCTGGTCGTCTAGCAATtctgtaaagtaacaatttcagtatttttacatctatggtattgttgtgtttctcattagaatatggcagtgctacaagtcttagtgcaaagtgactgtactaaccgattctcatttcaaaatgtccttatgatgcttgctacagtgtagcggctcgagttaggctgaacccgttggccagcttccctcagggtcattccctggttgattacatggtccactattgtagctctgatgtcatcagcaattctatttcttactcttcttacccttcctctcccccctcctcgtcctcctctcccccctcctcatcctcctcttgctcctccttgtCCTTGTCGTCCTCTTCATcctacttcttcacctccacgtcctcttcttcggcctcctctacttctcactcttcctgctccctccactgtactccacacacacagcttacctgtattatagtgcttaggctgattgcaaagtgaactaattatctaaaaaagttttcacatgtgacagtgtgccagacagttggcaaaatagtgtaAATAATGGCCATAAATGTGTATAGTTTTGCTAGGAGTGCGTTGATCATTTGGAAATTGAGTGTAaagcagtgagttgtgtttaCAGTTCTGCAAAAAGAGTGCTGTGCAGTGGATTGTAGCTACAggtttgcaaagtgtgtgttacaaaatggcaaactgagtgcaaagcagtgtttgtgcttttagttttgcaaactcagtgagtggttttgctataagtattaatagttttagaaattgtgctataagaatcacagttagggtttaagcattcagaaaaaactgtaataggATTGAGGTCTGTGCGGGCCACTCCAGGATCTTGGTTTTAGTATCCTTGAGGAACTGTTGGACTAATTTCAATgtatgtttggggtcattgtcttgTTGCAAGACAAGCTGATGCTGATTGATGTGTGATTTCAAAGCTGATTGGTTAATTACTGTAGGTGTGTTTTGAAAGCAAACATTCACATGAGGCTAATATTTTAACCACCCCTTTTTTACTATATTTGATATAAAGCAAgcctaaaaatatattttatattacaaaatGTACCAGAAGCTACCAAATAGCACTGGTGAATTTTTAATTATATCAAGTTTTATCAATGCTGCAAACATTGGGAAGAAGTTTAGGTAGTTTTGGCCTGAACTGTAAATGCTAAACTTCATGacagcacaatttaaaaaaaaaaaaaaaagactcattaAGTGGAGCTTGTTTCGAGAGTTTGGCAGTAGAAAGActtttctctctaaaaagaacaagGAAGTcatctggaacaatgtccttcaGACAAACAAGGCCACATgagagatgtttggccataatacAAAGCACCACGCCTCGTATCTCAGCCTCACGTCTCCGCTATGATGTCTGGACATGACgttgtgatctgtagtgagagtaggaAACAGGTGGGAGTGAGCTTGTAGTGGTGGAGGCACTTTCTGGGGAGAAGATGAATAAAAGACAGAAccaagacagaatacatgtgtgtggaTGAGAGTGAGAGACAGGTGGAAAGGTGAGGTTGTGAAGAATAGAGATTGTAAAGGTTCAGgtgttgggtctgcgcttcaGCAGACCAGCTAGTTCAGAGACTCATCACCCCGGAAGAAAGCAAGACAACGACGGAACCggttttttacttgctagcaacGGAGACCGGTTGGAACCAGGCTCTTGGAGCTGAACGCTCCTCACCTGTTTCCTAGCCAACTTCAAAGAAACAGCCTTCCCTTGCAGCCTTTTATTCAGTGAATACAAGCACCACCCATATGGTCACAAAAGGTTagaacactgtgtgtgtgcgtgtgtgtgtgtgtgtgtgtgtgtgtgcatgtgtgtgtgtgtacgtgacTTTATGCCACACAATATATGCTTACAACTGTTTAACCACATTTCCTAGTTATCCAAAGGTCATCTCCCCACACCCGTATACGGCTTAACTTTAATGGTTCACCATATGCAAGCATAGGTGAGCTCCTAAATGGCCGAGGGTGGACATTCCTCAGAAGATAAGGAAACCAGAATCTCACATGGAATGTGCCTGCAGTTAAACGGCTACAGCTAATTACCTCCCCCAGTATCATAGATGTGTAGGGGAGGAACAGAAGAATATCTAACCATGCAGTTTAAGGCAcagtttacaaatttaagtaaaacaatggcaacatttaacaatttcaatCTAACAACAGGAGTTTAAATACTTGGAATAAATATTCAAATGTATGGTTACACTGTAATTTGATTGTAtatacaatgacaataaatgcTTTCATTCATCCAAAGCAGCAGACAAGAGAGGAGAAGAAGGGTGGAGTTAACGAGAACAGTGtcggggtgatttgtgacagaaggataacACCAAGACTGAAAGGGGAGGTTCACAAGATGGTGTATGGTAGcactaataaaaatacaataaaggtGTTAAAATATTCATTCAGACGATTGAACAGTTGTATCTACATGGTGTGCGTGATATCAATGCTGACTACAGTGTGGTGATAGCTTTGAGGTACTCAGATGGACCTGCAGCTTTTTCCTGAGGAAAAAGttgaaataatttgtgtgcTTGGTGGTACTGAGtccttttcagttcagttcaattcaattcaattttatttatatagccccaaatcacaacaacagttgcccgAAGGCGATTTATATCATAAGGTAAaaactctacaataatacaaagaaaacactgaatgtCTTCTGCAGGCAGTGGGAGGTATAGATATCTTCTAAAATAAATGGACATGCATTTGTGatcttttctgttgtttttacaaCTCTTTGCACAACCATATTTCCAAAACACAAATACTCTGTAGCTGAGGAAATTCTCAAAGGAGGAACTATAGAAAGAGCAGATGTGGGTAAAGATGGACCTTCTTGTCAGGAAGTAAATGAATGCCTGCAAAGCAGTGTTGTAAAGAAGAATGGATGCATAAATGGTTAATGCTGTAAttgtggttctacaagctattgAATCATAAGTGGACTACAtagagctcagtgaaaactCGTGTAGTCGTGATCATTTTCACCACTGTTAATTCTTTTTAAACCACACCATGTGTTGTGGCTCTAATAAAATTATGAAAGACACCAAGTTTGATGCATGAAGACTTTACAGTGATACCTACTGAATAAGGGACAAGGTGCACGATGATATTGCTCcattgtttgtgtctgtgttatgtCTTTCTTGGAGAAGAGATAGCAGCTGAAGGTCACAACATACAAACATGCTTCAGCTGCCACAGCACAACTACATTTTCGTCTTTCTTTGCATTTCGAGTATTTTGTTTTGCACATAGCACCTCACTCTATCTTGGGTTTAATTCGTCTTTTCACAAGTTTTGGTGCCGAGTCATGTCATGTTGCATTTCTGTTGGTGGTTTAGTAGACGCAGGCTATAGCCAGAGTCACACTGAGATATTTTATCACTAGCCACGAGATCATTTGAAGACCAATACTCTGAAGCTCTCTCCCTGTGTGAGGTAGGATCATTGTTTTGGTGCCACAGCCAAAGATATCAAGATTTTTTTCCATACTAAAGTTGGCTCAAAGTTTCCCAGCTTAACACCAAAAGGTGAAATTCATAATCACCTTATCAGGAAGAGAGTATGCAGAGTACACAATATGTTATCACTTCCTGTAGGAGGACAGAAGTGGTCTGCTGAAATGGCATTTCTGCATCATCAAAAATCTGCTCTCACAATATTTCCAAAGCCGGGATAGCCAGCAGAATAAATTGAGCCATTTTTGTGACTTAAAACTAAAATCTTTTCAATAGAAATTCTCATCGAGATTGAAATGCTTTGGCAAGAGTGACCACTCATTAGAAGATACAGAATATTTCCATTCATTATGTTTCTATATATTAGAACTTTACTATACCCAGCACAAAGTGACTAAGTCTCTCATCTTGTAGGTTGAGCCGGGCTCCACCTGTGCAGTGTTTGGTCTGGGAGCTGTGGGTTTGGCTGCAGTCATGGGCTGCAAGGCTGCAGGAGCCAAAAGGATTATCGCCGTTGACATCAACCCAGACAAGTTTGAGAATGCCAAAGTGTTTGGAGCCACTGACTTTGTGAACCCCAAAGATCAGGATAAACCTATCCATGAAGTGCTCACTAAGATGACCAATGGAGGCGTGGACTACTCATTGGAATGTGTTGGGAATGTGCAAGTCATGGTAGGGAGATTTAATCTAATGTGGTTTAAGAACATAAGAACATGGAGCATGAAATAAAGTTAACCAAGCATACTTTTTTTCTtagcatttaaaatgtaataattgaTTTTAATCATTGAAGAAGCCCTTTGATCTACTGACTCTATGCTCTTTTCCATCTAGCGCAGTGCCCTGGAGTCTTCTGCCCAAGGTTGGGGTGTCAGTGTGATTGTTGGATGGACAGACTTGCATGACATAGTTATTCGACCGGCTCACCTCATCTCTGGACGTACGTGGAAGGGCTCCATGTTTGGAGGTGAGATCAGTCTATTTTACATCCTGTGAAgctgtgggagtgtgtgggtgtggtgttgctctctttctctctctgccctCGCTCCAGGATGCAGCTGCTGCTCATTCCCTCATTCAGCACCTGGACCCAGTCAGCAATTAACTCTCAGACGTTATATAGGTTAGGGAAGAAGCGCGTGGTGTGGGTTTTCTATTTGTCTTTACACTGATTGTCAGGGAATGGAGAGGTACTATGGTGTGGTTGTCCTTGGTGCAATTTGGGGTTGTGGGAGCAGTGGGGAGGTTTACTGCTTTCAGTGAGTAGTGTGGGCTCCAGCAGCAGTAAGGTGTGTGCTGCTACTAGTGATTAGGGTGGGCCTGTGGGCCTCAGAAGTGCATTATTCTTTGTTGCTTGTTTGTTCTTCCACCTTCTTTAGACACATAAGACTGAGTTgtgacctttttcttttttgcaacgCCGCTTTATTAATAAGAACAATCTCTTTGAATTGGGATTGTTTATAATAAGAACTTAATATTCACCACACTGCTTTGTTTGGCTTCCTTCTCGTTCTTTCCTGGTCCTGTTTTTACTGTTCCCCACACCTACCCCTAGACCTTAGACTGTTACGTCCCCACAAATAACTATTATCAGTGACTGATGAATCACAAATAAAGGAGCTTTAAGTTTACATCTTCTAaaatgtggctcttattttaattttgtgatTCAGGATTTAAGGGTAAGGACGGCGTCTCCAAGATGGTTAAAGACTACCTGGACAAGAAGTTGAAAGTGGACGAGTTTATTAGTCATAACATGACTTTGGATCAAGCCAATGATGCCATTGAACTCATGAAGAACTGCAAATGGTAGATTTGCCTTTCACAgctgaagaaaaacacaaaagttatTATTTGCTAAAGTGAAACtcagttttcttctctttctttccacAGCATCCGGGCGGTCATGAGTGTTTCTCCACCATAAGACTACTGTGCTGCTTCCAGCAACATTAAATCCAGTAGTTGTATCACTGCAATCAGTTTAAATAGTTCAGTGAATTCCTCTGTGGATGTTCATATGAATTCATataagcaaaaattaaaaatgcaactGTGTTTATGGATAAATAAAAATGGCATGAAACAGATTAGTCTGTGAGACTCctggtttgttttcttgttttattggtttttatgtCATTAAAGTCTGTATGAAGTGTGTCTAGCTAAGATTTACACAGCGCAGCCTAATAATATAAATGTTTGCTTTACTTGGCAGGCTGTGTTGTAATTATTCTGTAGGATTGATGCCATGATTTGTCCCCTAGCAGTCCTGCTGGTTTCTTGTAGAATTTGTGATAAGAGAGAGGATACTGCAGCAATTTCTGTCGATTCAAGTGACAAAGCCAGCGTACATATGCTTACCTCTACGACTTGGCTCATAAAAGAACTACAGGGTAGACCTTTATGCCAAGCAACAATGAAATCGTAAATGAATGATTAAGTCATTGTGTCTGCTCAACACCAGAAGGAGTTTGCTggtatcattttttttctatgtgtGGCACAGATCCACGCTTTAAGAAATATTGTTTCTCCCTTGCTCCTCCTGATCACTTCTCTGCCTTCCTGTTAGCAGTTCTGCCTGACCACTCTCACTTGCCTTGAAATCTACCTACCACCCACCACCTTGTAATATAACCATTACAAGATAAAGCACCTGATGCAATAAAAATCTTTGGTTCTGGCTttcatgtgtaaatgtgtaCTTTGACACATTCACAAGATAGCGAGATATACCAGCCAGCTAAGAACTGCTCCAGACTGGACGCACACATAGACAGCACTCCAACAGCAGAACTCCCTGTCCAGCAGGAAAGTCCTGGAAACACTCCAGATCCAGCCTTCAAACTATGCAAATCCCAATCTAAATAAGCATCCACTTGTTGCActggaaaaacacacatccaCCTAATCCATAACCAGAGATACGAAGCCACAGTATCCACTGCACATTATTAGGCAGGTAGTTTTAATGAACTTTCTTCACTTTCTTCAGTGTTTCTGCTCAATTAAGCAAAAGGTCTGGTGTTGACAATAGCAGCTTTTAAAGTTTCCACCATGTCCTTCTTATCAGGTGTGACTTGTCACTCTGATCGCTTGTTTTCAATTTATTTCAGTTGTGAAGCCCAGAAACGtcaaaaaacaaatgcaaacttTCCTGCATCgtttcaaacatttcaaaagGCCCGGTGGCAAGTGGAATAAGATCTTACCAACTAACTGATCTCGTCTAACTCTAACTGCATACACAGTGAAGTTTCAGAAAATCTTTCTCTAGCTCTGTAAGGTGATAGACACAAGAATGTTTCATTTTGAAGTAAATATCAAATGAACAGTAGCAGGTTTCCAATCTGGCGGTCTGCACTGCTAGGGTGGATATACTCATATTCGTTAAAGCAAACATCAGTGCAGTTTAAAGGCTccagaaagtttaaaaaaaaaaaactttattaaaatacAACTAGTATTGTCAACCTAACAATCATTAAGTATTAAACCTCCCAAAAAACTTGCATCTTAAGAAAGGAGCAAAACAACCCAAGTAAATCTTTGTTGTTCAAAGTTGAACCACAACTCTGTAATCCTAAACCAATAGTCCTGCAAAACATTCACCAGGACCTGAACAAAGAGAGACTGGCCCAATTCCAATGCAGCCCCTACTCACTCTCACTATGCACTTTCACTCAGTTTGCACACTAGTACAAGGGTTAACCACAGATAAGCTGATAGGAGAAGAAGCTgaaccactgttttgcacattacTGATTATATCTCAACAACATTCATGCAAAGGAATTTCTTTCCTCTATAATAAGTTAAAACTTCAGACTAGTTTAATCATTCTTAGGCACTTTTGGTACATGAGGATAAAAATCTATTTGAACAAATGTAGCGAACCTTATTAAGGCAGGCAGCTATGAGTGAAAGCTTCGCAAATTATGCCGCTTGTGACAGCGGTCAAAATTTTAGCGTGTGCATTTCAGAGACAGGCTAAGACTTATGCCTACAAGAAGCTATATCAGCTAAATGGGCAATACCAAAGTTTCCACAAAAGAATATTTTTAGAAATTaaacatttgacttttttttctgtcaaacaaatatTTGGAAAATCTCATTTTATCCACCTTAATCAGCAGGGACTCTTTCAAAGAGGATCAAGAATTAAGTGATAAGCAATTTGGAATCAACAGACCTGTAAGAGTAATATTCTTGGCCTCTAGAGGGCAGCCAAATATCAACCAGCCTATTGAGCTGAAGGCTGATTCTGTTTGCTAAAGAACTCTTTGGTATTTTTAGCGCTTAATTAATGTTGCTTTGCTTAATGTTGCTTACAGTATTTATCAGATAACCATGAAAAACGCAGCCATCATTTTCATGTCCCTCACTTACCCTAACCCTGCAGGCTGAGGGGTTGTCCTTGGCTGTGCTCGGCCTTGGGGCACTAGGCCTCGCAGGGATCATGGGCTCCTAAACAACTCACCATATGAAAAACATGATGTCATTTTAATGTCTCTCTTTCAATGAACTGATAGCATTAAATATAATACTTGCTAAAAGCAATTTGCTGAATTCCAGTCCTACTGGGGTCCTACTGCCCAGGGTGTCACATGCAAAAAGTGACTTAAAAACACAGATCATGACTGCAAAGAGACACAAAGATGATACATAAAGGGGTTAAACTGTCACAAGAAGAAACAGGATGACTTGCCCAAGGTGCATCATAACTATAAAGAGATGTAAAACAACTACAGAGACCCCCAAAAGGTGCAAAACAACCACAAAGAGTCAGAGATCACAATGCAAATGCACAATGCATTCACAGAAGCATGACATGTCTGTGCACAGTGAAGGCAGTGAGACTTTGTTACCTCGCCGGACAGAAATCTGTGCAATTCTATTTCATTTCAGGACATCTGATGAAGAAAAATGGCTATCATGGTCACTGAATGAAACCAAATTTAACAGAAGGAGGAGCATACAAAAATAAGGCCTAGCTCCCTGTTTACCGTGCACGGTTATTAA
This is a stretch of genomic DNA from Pelmatolapia mariae isolate MD_Pm_ZW linkage group LG16_19, Pm_UMD_F_2, whole genome shotgun sequence. It encodes these proteins:
- the LOC134645301 gene encoding alcohol dehydrogenase 1-like, which encodes MATAGKVIKCKAAVAWEPNKPVVIEEIEVAPPQTNEVRIKIVATSVCHSDLYYLFESMHKDGFPTVLGHEGAGIVESVGPGVTEFQPGDKVIPLFLSQCKECHLCKNPRTNQCEVAWTRVNQAIMAGVESRFTCKGKRVLQFMGTSTFSEYTVINQTAVAKIDPAAPLDKVCLLGCGICTGYGAAVNTAKVEPGSTCAVFGLGAVGLAAVMGCKAAGAKRIIAVDINPDKFENAKVFGATDFVNPKDQDKPIHEVLTKMTNGGVDYSLECVGNVQVMRSALESSAQGWGVSVIVGWTDLHDIVIRPAHLISGRTWKGSMFGGFKGKDGVSKMVKDYLDKKLKVDEFISHNMTLDQANDAIELMKNCKCIRAVMSVSPP